ACATAACCAGCTTGATATTCAGGACtgttgatgtcagagctggctccacATTTGCCCCAGCTctatattcgggacttttgccaaatgtctatgtcagagctggctcggcattcgcCCCAGCTTTATATTTGGGATTTTGCCGAATGTCGCTGTCAGAGCTGGCAAGACATTCGCCCAAGCTCAATATTCAGGACTAGTGCCAAATGTCAAAGCTGTCTCATTATTCGCCCTAGCTCAATATTTGTGACTAGTGCCGAATATCGATGTCGGAGCTGGCTAGACATTCCCCCCAATGTTTAATACCAGTtctgaatgtcgatgtcagagctgactcGACATTTGCTCCAGCTCAATATTCaagactagtgccgaatgtcgatgtcagagcttacTAGACATTTGCCCCTgctcgatgtcagagctggctcaacattcgccccagctcgatattcatgACTAGTACCGAATGTTGATGTCATATCTGGCTCGACATTTGCTCCAGCTCAATATTcgagactagtgccgaatgtcgatgtcagagctggcaagacattcgccccagctcgatattcaggacaAGTGCCAagtgtcgatgtcagagctggctcaacattcgcccTAGCTCAATATTTgtgactagtgccgaatgtcgatgtcggAGCTTGCTAGACATTAGCCCAAACTCAATATTCGTTACCAGttccgaatgtcgatgtaagagctggCGCGACATTTGCTCCAGTTCAATATTGGAGACTAGTGCtgaatatcgatgtcagagcttgctcgacattgCCCCTGCTCAATGTTTGGGACTTTAGCTGAATCTTgatatcagagctggctcaacattcgccccagcttgatATTCTGACAagtaccgaatgtcgatgtcagacctagCTAGACATTCACCCCAGCTCTATATTTTgaactagtgccgaatgtcgatgttagaGCTGGCTCTACATTccctccagctcgatattcgagactagtgccgaatgtcgatgtaagagctggctcgtcattcgccccagctcgatatgcgggacttttgccgaatgttgatgtcagagctggctcgacattcgtcccagcttgATATTtgagacttttgccgaatgtcaaggttagagctggctcgacattctttccagctcaatattcgggactagtgtcgaatgtcaatttcagagcttgctcgacattcaCTCCAGCTCGATATTTGAGACTAGTAccgaatgttgatgtcagagctggcttaaCATTTGCCAAAGCTCTATATTTGGGACTTTtgctgaatgtcgatgtcagagccggCTCGACATTGTCCCAGCtggatattcgggacttttgccgaaagTCGATGTCAGAGCCTGCTCCACATTcgtccagctcgatattcaggactTTTGTCGGATGTgtatgtcagacctggctcgacattggtcccagctcgatattcaaattaatgtttattgtccatgtcagtgccaacttcacgcaccttactactactacttctactactactgctgctgctgctgctactgctactactacttctactacttctactactgctactacttctactactactactactactactactaccactgacACGACCGCTGCCACTGCCAACACCACCACTGCTTCCAACGCCTCTACCTCTGCCAACACCATCACCACAGCCACCAACACTGCTAGCACTGTTACTGCTACTGTTATtgcttttcaataattatttggtgacaagtgtaaaaaaaatgtattacagtTGTTTTCATATATTGATATACATGTTATCACACCTCTCCCTGATAACCGCAAAAATGTGTCATAAATACACGTGTCCCACCttatattattggtatgaatgtAAGGTGTAGTCAGTAAAATGTTAGGTTTAATCTTCTGTTTGATATGGCTTGAGGGGAATCTTTATGCATTTGAGTTGTtgaatgttttcatattttgtttacaaaatctccatttaaaatgtgtaattatgttgcatatttaaaatgaagaccctgttttattattgtctTTAGTTTATTGTTTACctcttttaaacaataataatgtcttttttgaaaatttcacatCACAGCATGTAGACTTTTTGGCAAAagtaaaattaacaattaaacaaattttgGCTCTTATTGGAAAAAAGGAATACAGTAATAAAGTATGTATTTTTCCCATTAGAACCCTTACAATTtgcaattgaaggtttaaaaaaaaatgtatttaataaatctTAACACATAGTTTATCTACAATCAAGCTTTATAAGTTGAACTTtagtaaacataatatttaacacaattatataatcaattttaaagtatttgttagcaaaaacaacaaaattaccaATTGTACTCAAAACGAgacaatttttatacgcccgtataaaatacgggacgtattatgtgaaaccccttggcgggcggcgggcgggcggcgggcgggcgggcggcgggcggaaggcatcactttgtccggactctaattcaaattgtattcatccgatcttcaccaaacttggtcagcagttgcatctagttgatatctaggccaagttcgaatatgggtcatgccgggtcaaaaactaggtcatagggtcaataagtgcattttcaaaggggccactttgtccggactctatttcaaattgtattcatccgatcttcaccaaacttggtcagcagttgcatctagttgatatctaggccaagttcgaatatgggtcatgccgggtcaaaaactaggtcatagggtcaataagtgcattttcaaaggggccactttgtccggactctatttcaaattgtattcatccgatcttcaccaaacttggtcagcagttgcatctagttgatatctaggccaagttcgaatatgggtcatgccgggtcaaaaactaggtcatagggtcaataagtgcattttcaaaggggccactttgtccggactctatttcaaattgtattcatccgatcttcaccaaacttggtcagcagttgcatctagttgatatctaggccaagttcgaatatgggtcatgccgggtcaaaaactaggtcatagggtcaataagtgcattttcaaaggggccactttgtccggactctatttcaaattgtattcatccgatcttcaccaaacttggtcagcagttgcatctagttgatatataggccaagttcgaatatgggtcatgccgggtcaaaaactaggtcatagggtcaattagtgcattttcaacggcgccactttgtccggactctaattcaaattgtattcatccgatcttcaccaaatttggtcagaagttgtgtctagatgatatgtaggtcaagttcaaatatgggtcatgccgggtcaaaaactaggtcacgaggttacttagtgcatttcaagcatttagcatggtgtccgctctctaattgaagtagttttcatctgatcttcacctaatttggtcagaagttgtgtctagatgatatgtaggtcaagtttgaacatgggtcatgccgggtcaaaaacgaggtcacatagtgcatttcaagcattaagcatgttgtccgctctttaattgaagtagttttcatctgatcttcaccaaatttagtcagatgttacatctaagtgatatctaggtcaagttcaaatatgggtcatgccgggtcaataactaggtcttgaggacactttcaagcattgagcatggtgtccaaaaccctcgaacgggcgtatcttgtgacagtttggcactcttgtttacaATCATAAGGGACTTGGCCCCTTTCCTGGCatgggaaaaaaacaactgaaaatgataaaaataatccaataccatttaatttaaacaagacaAAATATTAGCAACAGATTTATCATTATCagacaaattaaaaaatacaagttTGAGTATATTCTCACAGGATTCAAGAGTTGCGTGGGGCAATAGACCAACTGATGGGCATAGCCCGGGGTCTGAAAGCCCGGCGGGTCAAGGGTGGGGCTCTTGAACTGGAGAGTGTGGAGGTCCAGGTTCAACTGTCTGAGACAAAGAGCATTGAGAACCTTAACCCCAAACAGGTATGGCACTCACTATCACCTTACAAAGGTGGCGGGATATAGTTTCAATGTTGTCTGTCAATCAGTCTATCTGTCCATATTTCAGTCTGTTAGTCTTTCACAAACTTGTCAGGGCTTTATCTAAAAAGctatttaagattttaatatgAAACTTCTTGTGTGTATAGATATTAATGTGGAAAAGTGCTATGAACAAGATCCATAACTTAAAGACATTCTTAGATTcgttatttccctttgttttcttttagttctgcacccatccataaactaCATTAAATTGGTGTTGGATATAAATTAATTGCTTGTTGTTACTGTTACTTGTGTTGGATGTAAGATCTGATTGCAAAATGATGGATGTACCAAAAATTTAACTACTTTATTCAAGTTAATTACGGTCTGGGGAAAATTGTGTTTGTCTGCATTATTGGCCTGTTTTCCATGTCATCGTGAAGGTAAGGGATGGTCCATGAAGATGAAATTTCTGTCTGTGTTTATCTGGGGCTATCGGCGCCTATGCCTTGCTGGTCCATAATAGAACGTAGCTTTTCTGGGACAGTCCATGCAAGCGCCGTGTTGATTGCATGTTGCTGCCAGGTTGATCCGTTTTTTTATGGGTCTGTCCGTAATGTTTGTTAACCATGATAACAGGGTGAAAGTGTGTTATACTTCATTTAAGGAAGTCATTTTCCGTTTTTCCTTGACGTCATTTAACATCACTGAATATTAAAAGCAGCATATTACCTGGCTTAGCAATAAAGAACTATAATTATGTATGACGTAAAATGATAAGAAATGCACTTACAGTCTGTTATATCAGAAGGCAGTTTTAGAATCATTTCCTAAATATTCAAATGTGAAAAATTTTATAAGCGCAAAACTTGTGcctctagctcaaaggtcaaaattgaTGTGCCAACAGGTCAATGGTAAATTATGGGCATCATTTAGCTTGTTCTTGGCTTTGTcatttgtaaatgataaaatataatgttctcttttacattgaatgttgGCAACATGCCATTTGCGTGTGTCCAAATATGTTCTTTGAAGCCAAGTCCATGTCTGTGACACATCTATCAAGTCATGGTGAATTTTTGCCCGATTGTTGCAGGTGGGTAGTTCAATGATTTTACAGTTTCCCGTTCAATTCTATATACACGTATAAATTAAAATAGTCTTCATCTTTGCTCGATAGCACCTGGAGATCCATGACACTATCGCAGAGTGCATGATATTTGCCAACCATTGGGTCGCGAAGAAGATAGCAGAGGTCTTCCTAAACCAAGCATTGGTATGTTCATCCCTATTAGTGTATCAGTATTTTGTAATATGTGTTACTTTAGCTTATTTCAATTTCTTGTTAACCCTTTAATTTTCcttgctgggaaatttgtcgtctgctgaatttataaaataagcattttcttcgatttttttcaaagaatactatcacaatagcatacagtttggatcctgatgggaTCCaaatgttctgtggcgtctcatctggatccaaactgtttgcaaaggccttcaaatttcggttccagcactgaaagggttaattattATTCATTTGTAATTTACTTTCTGTCTTTGCCTAATACAATGTATGTGAATTTTTCAACAGAGTAATTATCCTTCACTAACTTTCCATGCTTCTTATGATTTatatatgcataatattataaacatgtactATGTTGATTTAAGCAAAAtctgaaaataacatttttttgaaaGAACAAGAACAAAAGATGAATTTATTTAATCATTCTTGATAATAATGTTGATTGGGGGTTGAATGGAAAACTACTTATCTTCTAAGCATATCAGACTGGATAGTTTGATGCTGGGCCATTGATTTATATGTAGAGAATTTCACAACATTAAACGTACGTTAAATCAGTATGATTATTTCACAGCTGCGCCATCACCCTCTGTCTAAGGAAGAGCAGTTTGCAAACCTTCACCACTATGCAATCTCCAGGGGATTCGAAGTACAGACTTCAACCAACAAGATCCTGGCGTCCTCCTTGGACCAGTGTGTTGACCCTGTTGTtgtcagtgccccagataagctgcgtatctgcgtctttcaccctattaaaatgtttaaaaacgcaaagaaatacaatatcatgcgtattgaaaacacatccaatttgacttttatgcaaattcgttaaatttaatgcgtacaatacaatagaTTCGattgaaaatgctttgctcattttggGTATTTTCTCTTTattatgcgaaataaaaatgtctgaaAGAGGTTGAAAGACGCCCGCGATAGTCGCGCCAAAAtatcggttgatatgtttgacagttacaaagatgtcagttaacatcaggtttttttttaagtttcaagattatatttatatatggacagtttcaaggattaaagacgctatgaaatatcagtttatttaagttaattatattagtttacagttttattgaatcaatacaagggTGCAGCTTCAACTGAAGTAAAGCAGCGATGATTTAAAggtttgcatttttataactcattccaccctatttcaagaatgaaatcaccctatttttcaaaatcaatgggtgaaaaccttattttccaaataattatctgTGGCACtggttgttgtttgtttttttatcgagtgcaccgggattgtctcccatatggccatcgcccccagaaagacgtgttagttggttacgggggatagtgcaagatacaggagacaccccgttccagaggtgaccctgggtcttttagtgctcggtgtatagcacctagtacactgcacctcggtttaacgtctcatgcgaaagacgagtaagtaggttaggtgcagcgggggatcgaaccagcgatctctggattgtgaagccagtgtgttaccactagaccacggatccgctaagTGTGTTGACCCTGGGGATCCCACTGTTGACAAAGTAAacatgctttttatgcccccaaaggagggcatatagtgatcggactgtccgtctgtctgtccgtcacactttgcgtttaggtttcgaaaaatgctcataacttctatgtcgcttcagagaGCTATTTCATATTTGGCTAGCGTGTGTATATTGACagggcctttccataggcacacaactttgaccttaaccttgaacttagggtccg
This is a stretch of genomic DNA from Dreissena polymorpha isolate Duluth1 chromosome 7, UMN_Dpol_1.0, whole genome shotgun sequence. It encodes these proteins:
- the LOC127839055 gene encoding DIS3-like exonuclease 1 isoform X2, with protein sequence MLMIQELRGAIDQLMGIARGLKARRVKGGALELESVEVQVQLSETKSIENLNPKQHLEIHDTIAECMIFANHWVAKKIAEVFLNQALLRHHPLSKEEQFANLHHYAISRGFEVQTSTNKILASSLDQSWGCLLTVRCPMRPTSVQGSWPMTSSSITAWLWTCTRISHLQSGDMPISLYIASYLQWWPGMVTH